The Aspergillus flavus chromosome 6, complete sequence nucleotide sequence ACTCAAACCCAAAACACACGTAACCAAAAACCTTATGCTATTTTCCCACCAACCAATGACATGCCCAGACCAACTCCCTACCAAACTTAGTAAGCGGAAAACGCCTCGGCTGTGGTTCCTGTGGTTCCGACGAGGAATAAAATTGGAGAATCATGGGAGAAAAGAGTAAGAGAAGAGGAAcacgagaaagagagagaggggggggggggggggggggagagagaggagggggagagagagagagtggaagacgaagacgaagacgaagaattAGGGTAACATTCTGTCCCCAccgtttttttttccttctttcggATTTAGGTTCTTGTTTTACCCGTGTTGTTACGTGGGGACCTGACCCTGAATTTTGACCTTCGGGTTGATTGTCGTAGCATTGACTTAGTTCTGGGACTAAAGTACGTACGTACCATTATCCATGAGCCGGTTATTACCCACGTTTCTGGATTTCGGTGGTGGAGCTCACTCTCTGGATTTCGGAGGTGGAGCTCACTTTCTGGATTGGGAGGTTAAATCAGCTTGGGACTTACTCGTGGTGGTCCTTGTCCTTTCTTTTGGGAGACGGCGTGGGGGTACCAGTTGTTCACGAGGTTGTGGTATTTGGTATTGATACTCCACTTCAAATGTGTACTTTTTCCTATTGGTGATAGGGGCTCCATTTTTCCGATCAATATTGCTCACGGTGAGGTGATATAGAGTAAAGTCCGGAGTTATGGTTGTGTACTATAAGGTCTATCTTACTCGATAGCTCCGTATACCCGCGCCTTATAATAAAGTGTATTATAGGAAAGTCAAAACGTCCATGATGAAACGATCCGAGCGTCAGGTTGATGGGAAACAACAGGGCggcaaagaagaataagTTCATGTTATAAGGTTTAAGGTATCTCGGCACCGGCACTGAAAGTATATTTATGGTCCCGGTGGTCGCGGATCTAGATCCGATGCAGGCTGGGATCCTTTGAGGCGCTTTCCAACTACATACCGGGGATCCGTATGGGAGTTAGTGTggcacacacacacacacacacacacacacacacacacacacgcCGAAATGTACGGAGTGGTTTCCGGATGGTTGTGTGGGGGTGGACGTCTTGCTCTTGATTAGGGTACATACAACTTACTCCGAGTACAGACTTTCGTGTTTTTCTCCTATTGGATCTTGGTGATTAGGGCTTGCTTCGCTCATGTATGTACCCTTCGTAATCAGTTACCAAGAAAGGAGTGACAAGGGAGTAGAGGGTATACCACGTACACCAGCTTCGGGAGTCAATCATTATAAGTGGATATGACGTGCTGCCGATCCTGTTTTGGATGCTTACATGATGCTGCGTAATGCTATCGGTTGGTCTCTTCGGCAGCTACATGAATGTGTTCAGAAGATGACGTTGGAGTTGGCTATAATTGTCAAGGTTGGTTATATCATATCAGGGGGGGCGGGGGGTTAAAGGGGCATAATCCACCCTAGGTTGTATACGGTTAATAAAAGCTTATAGAATAGTTTGTTATATCCCATTTGAGATAGGTTGGGGAGGTTTCTAATGCTGGAGAACTCTCGGCAGCGCCAAGTCACActaaattttctatatttgtATGGGAGGGTTTTGAGCCTCCGGAATCATAGTCCCTTGGGAGTAAGaattatctattattctTCTCTATCGTTTGACTACTTTCGGCAATCGGATACGTAAGGGGACCTTTTTAGGTATATGACAAAACCGAGCCCACGCGTGTCCTTGGCCCAGATAAGCTACCGTATTCTAGCCTATATGCGCAATTAGCCCGGCGGCCGAAGAAAATGAACCAAAGCCCCACATAGACATACCGTGTTCGAAGTTCGTAAGTACTTCGAACTCAGCTGGACAAAGGGTTATCGGCACATGGAAGAGTCCCCACACGGCTTCCACGAGGGTGGGGAAAGGCGAAGCAACGGCGGGAGCCCCAAATTGCGTCTGTCCCGCCTGTCGTTGTGTGGATTTTAGACTCGGTAGATCTTGCCTCACTATACTCGTCCGCTGGGGAGGACCGTGTAGACCATTTACGCATCTCTGTCTGTGTGCACCAATTATgcaggaaaggaagaagggggTGAAGTTTGTGTAGGAGGGTGCGCTCGACGTAAACTAGGTACCAAGGTAGTCGTACTATTCCGCCGTTGTGCGCCAGGTTTGACTTAGTGCTTGTGCCAGAGATGTCCAGGGCCATCCATTCTCTGCTTCTGTCCTTCGAAGTAGGTCTAAAAGACACGTCTGCGCTAGTGGGTCACGTATCCATGAACCGCCTAGTGATGGGTTAGTATCGCATCTAGCGGCTAAACGGCGCATAACCCCTGAAGTGTTGAGTAGCGGCCTTCTAACAAAGGATGCCGCAACGCAATTGGATCTAGGGTCTGTGGAAAAGCACTTACAAGCAGACAGCGCATGGCAGGCCATAATGCGAACGGGAGGGTCATCGTCGGCTGAAAGGGCAATGCCTAAAACGATACTCAGGTTTCTCACGATATCATCCTATATGTAGTGTCAGTAATGTGCTTTCAATTGTTGATGTCCTAGAACAACCTCGATCATCTTGCTATCCTGATTAGGGCTAGTCGCGAAGTGCTGAATCCTCAACTCATACTCATGTATCAAAGCTTTGGCCATGCATATCTGTTGTGCTGCGGTAGCTACTTGAGTATTAGCTGGCAATGCAACCATATACAGGTTATGATATACCGAGAGCATACCGTGTGATGCGCTCGTAAACCATACAACAGGAAAGGGTCTCCCAAGGCTTGTGTTGGCAGGAGAGAAATGTAATGGTCGAAAACTATCCGGCCTTTGTATCTCCCAATCACAAATCTTCCTTTTCAGGACGTCCCAGACGACGGAACTCACGTGAACCGGGCTACTTGGTTCATAGCAGTAGTTAATAGTCTCGGCTAGCAGCCATAGAGCTCGATGAGCCCAATCCCGGTCTGTTTGGGCGCTACGGTATTCCCAAGCAAGACGTAGCCTTTCTTCGAAGGGGCCAATGGTCAAACGTAGAGGGCTTCGGGTTGCCAATGCAAACTGCACATCCTGCATAACAAAGGCCCAGAACGACGCCTCTGCAAGACCACCAGAAAACACACAGTCGACGTGTGAGCTAATATACACTGAACCAGCCAAAAGGTGTCGTTGTAGGTCTTGCGACAGGGCACAAGCTGTGGAATTTGTCAGTAAACAATACGCTTCACTAAAGATTCAAATAATATTGACACACAGGAAAGTTGCTCAAAACAGCGTAGGATTACTGTTGAGGCGAGAAGTATCTcgatattaattttaaagtcGGTGTTTTCCACCACCGGCAGTAGAATTGCAATGCATTGCTCGTGGTATTGATCTGCAGCATTTGGCGGGACTGAGTTGTTCGTTTGAGAGAGGTGACGGGCGGCAGTAGCCAAGCAAgcatacaacaggagggacGATGAAGGAGCCCGTTCGACCGCATCCACTGAGAAGTGCCTCTCATGGTCGCATACATCCATCTGTATAAATAGCAAACATTAGTGATGCTCCCGTTTCTAACTCGACAGAAGTGTTCAGCACCCATGCACCAATTGTTTTCCGGAAGTGTCGCAGGAGAAAAGCCTCATTTAGGTTGCCCAATTTCTGGTGATCTCCCATAATGTCCGCCGGCAGCAGGTTATTGATCGTGCCGTGGGGCAAATCAAGCGGTGATCGGGACAACTCTGGACCTCCCGGAGAAAGAGCAGGGGACAGGAGGGAAGATGTTGATGGTGGCAACGTCGACACCGAGGTTGATGATCGACTTTCAGATGCTTTCCTCAGGTACAATGAAGACGCTCCAGCTGGCACAACGTGGTAGTCAGCCGCTGTACGGTCTGTCTCGTCTTCAAAAGCAACTGTGGGGATGGTTAGTATGCCCATAATCCCACTACCTACAACATCGTCAAGGAGATACGACGCACCGTCAGGGGGTGTATTAACCCAGATCTGATCATCCGGAAATGCTAAGTCGCTTTCTCCATAACGAGGAGGCCCTTTAGGCCGCAATGAAGGGTTCTGGCCGTGCCGAAAAGTAACCTCCTCTGGTTTCAATGGTGCAGGAATGCACTGCCGGCCCGATCGTTGACAACGTAAGCACACGGCCCCAGTCTTGTCACCTAAAGGGTACTGTTAGGGTTTCGGAGTCGATAAAACATTCAATCAATATGGTTGAGATAGGTGAATGGTTACATTTGAGATGGCGCTGGCGACATGTAAGACTATAAGCAGGGCACAAGCGTTAGACAAGCGGCTGGCGCGGCGAAATGGAGCAAGATTGGTTGTCTTCGGACTCACCATCCCCTCATTACGATATACTTAAAGCTGTCTCTCGGCTAGAGATACCCGCAACATCCATGAATCAGCAGAGAGAACATCAATGCTGGGAAAAGTAACAGATACGAATCATATAAAGCGGGCATAAGAAGCGAGGAGAAGCAGTGGGAAAGGGCAGTGACACTAAGGTGAAGCTAAACGTGACCGCGTCAGTGACAAGTGGTCCGGAACAGTCTTAATTAATGTTAAACAGTTCAAGGCCCGACGCAAAGATGGTTCCTCTAGGGTGGAGGCGATGGCCACCCTCCTAGGCCacaagaaggagaggataatagaagggaagagaaagctaGTGTAACAGATGACCGACAGACTGACTTAGGAAGAAGGTTGTCCTTGGCGCaaatacggagtagatgTGGACATCGCTACAACTGCCGGTCCCTCCGATTACTCGTAAGTAGTATAGGTCGGAGACCCTGTGTATCAGCAACGCTGATGATAATCTGCAACGTGTCGATGATCGTCTCTGGATGGAATGTCCACAACAGACTCGGCTTCAAGAGAAAGAGCCGGGCCCCTCTAAGCCTTCAACCGGCGAAGTGCCTGGCAGTTGACACGCCCACCTCTGATCACTTCCAGAAGGAGAAGTCCGCAGATTTGAACAGGGAAAGCATGGCGTGCCGGAGAATTTCATTTAGGTTAATGAACAAGCGTTTCGGCATTTCAAACTGCAGTCCTTTCGCCTAGGGTCCATCCAATCTTCGACTTTTGGGGCTGGTGGTTGGAACGGTTATTCACGCTTAACTAAGTTGGGCGGATAGCCCCAGGCATCGTCCACCGGCCCATACCTATCATGACTACCTAAGACTTTCGGATAGTGTCCGTAGCCTCACCCATATCTCGCGGTGGAGCACGCGGTTTCCAGAATTGTTTAATTCATCCTTCAGCTTCCACGGAAAAAACACCCAGTGCCTCCAGCGGGCCTAGTTTCAAGACGTGGGTAAACCATCCATCTGAAGCTCACATGCATGGACCATAgcttttttactttctttcttttttttttctcccccttccccttttGACTTGTGGCGGCATTGAACCATGGCGACCTCATAGGCTTGACCCTGAGCGTTCGTAATTCGTGTTTCGGCCACTGGTTCATCCTCCGCATGGATTAACATCGGTGGGTTCGATTTTACGATCGGCGTAGGTTTGTCGATTATGTTGGACTCGCACAATGCAGTTGTTTCCCAACGTATTGTATTGTATGAAATTTGAGGGACCACTAGACAGGTTCATCGTTCGTACGCCATTGATGGGATGTGCCGCCTTGTGCGTAAGCTACTCCAAGGCCTCATAGCTAGTACGAGATAGGTGAACTCTATCGGAAATATTACTCATGCCAATGCTGAAATGACTTGTTGCCGTGGCCTGGACAAAGGAAATAGACCCTCTGTGTTGTTTGTATAAAAGTTGTTTGCTGCCGCCACATCGGCTAATTATTGGATGGTCAACATGAAGAGATCATGGTCGAGCCCTTATTCAAACAGACTAAGCCGACACACTAGGGACTGTACGAGTCAGCCAGGGAATGACGACCCACCGGGGAACAGTGCCCTTTTTGTTTCCCGTCCATCAGGCTTCGGCTTTCATGTATTGTTTGGGAATAGTACTAGTAATGTAGGGTCCAGAGGTTGGTACCAGGGTGAAGCGCTTGGGCGAATCATACTGACAGTTTGGCATTTTCCTGTCAATTGTGGCAGGGCTTTTCAACTCAAGATGAGTACCGGATAATCCCAAGGGCCCACCGGGCGTGCTAATGGGCCATGTGTGTGGTGGGTGCCAAGAAGCAGTTTAAGGAAAAGTTGCCATTTCTTGGCGCGACAAGCCCTGCATACGCGTCACGTGGGCGGCGCAGGATCATGTGCTgatctactccgtaattTAAGTTTTTACTTTTTAGTCATCGATCGTTATCTCATCCGGTTTCGAATCTTCAGTCAGGTGATCTTGGAGCTAgtatcaaagaagaaggtcacGTTGAAttgcatcatcatcgacatgATCATCACGACCACCTGCTCTTATCAACAACTTCCATCTTTGCTGATCTGGACAACATTGGGTCTCTCAAAACGCTGTGTCGTGATCCTTCACCCATTTCTAGTAGGGCATTTAACCTATTTTATCCTATCTTATCTTTTATGTCAGTCAGCTTGAACAGTGCTTAGTTTTTATTACTCTGGACCGGCCGCACACAAGGAGCATCATTCCTTACTTGATCTAGCAATTGACCTTTACGTAATACCATCTTCAAGAGGGAAGTCAGGCGAGGTATTTTCCTGACCGAACTCCTCGCTGTTATCCTTTCTGATTTTAGATAGAGTGTATCTAGTATGTCCCTACCACGAGTCTCCTATCTGGAGTCATGGGAACATAATCCAACCTCGATCCGCCGCCAAGGCCAATCGTCAGTACCCCATTCAGAAGATGGTGCGGCATATGAAGAACTCCCGGAAGAGTCGCTATCGTcatcatttccttcaacttTCAGCTTTCCGGTCACCAGGCAGCGCCTGAATTTCAACCCATATGCCGGACCAGGCTGGAATGAGGCATCGGTAGAGGATGCAGGAGACGAGCGTACCTCTCTCATGAGAGTACCTTCTCGGACACCTCGGCCTGGTGTCATAGAGGGAGAAGACAGTGTGACACAAAACGGTCTTGTGAAACA carries:
- a CDS encoding Zn(II)2Cys6 transcription factor, encoding MRGCLTCRQRHLKCDKTGAVCLRCQRSGRQCIPAPLKPEEVTFRHGQNPSLRPKGPPRYGESDLAFPDDQIWVNTPPDVAFEDETDRTAADYHVVPAGASSLYLRKASESRSSTSVSTLPPSTSSLLSPALSPGGPELSRSPLDLPHGTINNLLPADIMGDHQKLGNLNEAFLLRHFRKTIGAWMDVCDHERHFSVDAVERAPSSSLLLYACLATAARHLSQTNNSVPPNAADQYHEQCIAILLPVVENTDFKINIEILLASTVILRCFEQLSSCALSQDLQRHLLAGSVYISSHVDCVFSGGLAEASFWAFVMQDVQFALATRSPLRLTIGPFEERLRLAWEYRSAQTDRDWAHRALWLLAETINYCYEPSSPVHVSSVVWDVLKRKICDWEIQRPDSFRPLHFSPANTSLGRPFPVVWFTSASHATAAQQICMAKALIHEYELRIQHFATSPNQDSKMIEDDIVRNLSIVLGIALSADDDPPVRIMACHALSACGSWIRDPLAQTCLLDLLRRTEAENGWPWTSLAQALSQTWRTTAE